The following proteins come from a genomic window of Varunaivibrio sulfuroxidans:
- a CDS encoding DMT family transporter: MRETSSAAVRRGGILLACAIFLWGMNWPIMKIGIGYIHPLWFAAIRVLLGALTLFTFLAFRGGNILPNRRELPILLSVGGLQIGLGMALIHSALLYVDAGRSAIIAYTMALWAAPMAAWALGEKLTVAKGAGLLMGIVGLLFLLNPLTFPWGWNTATLGNVLLLLAAVSWAIAIVHVRAHTWIRGHLQLLPWQLLLGGVLISITALTLDGPPHITPSWTLGAILLFNGPLATALAFWAFLAAARALTSNATAMGSLAVPVVGFAASHLLLGEPLSASTLGGLGFIVGGIFLATIGGFKRRRT; encoded by the coding sequence ATGCGTGAAACGTCATCCGCCGCCGTCCGCCGGGGGGGGATCCTTCTTGCCTGCGCGATTTTTCTGTGGGGGATGAACTGGCCGATTATGAAAATCGGCATCGGCTATATTCATCCGCTATGGTTCGCCGCGATCCGGGTCCTGCTGGGGGCGCTCACCCTTTTTACCTTTCTCGCTTTTCGCGGTGGAAACATTCTGCCAAATCGGCGTGAACTACCGATTTTACTGAGCGTCGGCGGCTTGCAAATCGGACTCGGCATGGCCTTGATCCACAGTGCGCTGCTGTATGTCGATGCGGGAAGATCGGCGATCATCGCCTATACCATGGCGCTGTGGGCGGCCCCCATGGCCGCCTGGGCCCTTGGGGAAAAATTAACCGTGGCCAAGGGGGCCGGATTGCTCATGGGGATCGTGGGGTTGCTGTTTCTGCTCAACCCGCTGACGTTTCCATGGGGCTGGAACACGGCGACGCTGGGCAACGTCCTGCTGCTTCTGGCCGCCGTTTCGTGGGCTATCGCCATCGTCCATGTGCGCGCCCACACATGGATACGCGGGCACCTGCAACTGTTGCCCTGGCAACTTTTGCTTGGCGGCGTTTTGATCTCCATCACCGCCCTGACCTTGGACGGCCCGCCGCACATTACGCCGTCGTGGACCTTGGGGGCGATTTTACTGTTTAACGGCCCACTGGCCACGGCGTTGGCGTTTTGGGCGTTTCTCGCCGCGGCGCGCGCGCTGACATCGAACGCCACGGCGATGGGATCGCTGGCGGTGCCGGTGGTCGGCTTCGCCGCGTCGCACCTGTTGCTGGGCGAACCGTTGAGCGCTTCGACCCTGGGCGGATTGGGTTTCATCGTCGGTGGCATTTTCCTCGCCACCATCGGCGGATTCAAGCGGCGGCGGACTTAA
- a CDS encoding peptidylprolyl isomerase, translating into MARTSLPGDPAVETISVNGVRISSQAIAAEAQNHPDPDPDGAYFAAARALVVRELLKQEAEKLEISAVPMEIAPGKHEDIEEARYRVLLEREIKTPTPDEESCRRFYHANLSRFRGADIFEPAHILFTASPDDPEAYRKAEEDASRCLDILRDDPGEFSRLARAQSACPSGKDGGVLGQITHGDTAPEFEKALLSLEAGELYPEPLKSRFGVHVLRLERKDEGKTLPFDAVRERIASYLSEASWRRGAAQYVQVLAAKADIRGLDFGDLDSVLVR; encoded by the coding sequence ATGGCGAGAACTTCTCTCCCAGGCGATCCGGCGGTGGAAACGATTAGCGTGAACGGGGTGCGTATATCCTCCCAGGCGATTGCCGCCGAGGCGCAAAACCATCCCGACCCCGATCCCGATGGCGCATATTTTGCGGCGGCCAGGGCGCTTGTCGTGCGCGAGCTTTTGAAACAGGAGGCGGAAAAACTTGAAATTTCCGCGGTTCCCATGGAAATCGCGCCGGGCAAGCACGAAGATATCGAAGAGGCGCGCTATCGCGTTCTTTTGGAACGGGAAATCAAAACGCCGACCCCCGACGAAGAAAGTTGTCGGCGCTTTTATCACGCCAATCTGTCGCGGTTTCGCGGCGCGGATATCTTCGAACCGGCGCATATCTTGTTTACGGCGTCTCCCGACGACCCTGAGGCCTATCGCAAGGCGGAGGAAGACGCATCGCGGTGTCTCGATATTTTACGGGACGACCCCGGAGAATTTTCCCGTTTGGCGCGCGCCCAATCGGCGTGTCCGTCGGGCAAGGACGGTGGTGTCCTGGGACAAATTACGCACGGAGATACCGCGCCGGAGTTCGAAAAGGCGTTGCTGAGTCTTGAGGCGGGAGAGCTGTACCCGGAGCCGCTGAAAAGCCGCTTTGGCGTCCATGTCCTGCGCCTCGAACGCAAAGACGAAGGGAAAACGTTGCCTTTCGACGCCGTCAGGGAACGAATAGCATCGTACTTGAGTGAGGCCAGTTGGCGGCGCGGCGCAGCGCAGTATGTGCAAGTTCTCGCGGCGAAAGCGGACATTCGGGGGCTCGACTTCGGTGATTTGGACTCCGTGCTGGTGCGTTAA
- the narH gene encoding nitrate reductase subunit beta, with translation MKVRAQIAMVLNLDKCIGCHTCSVTCKNVWTSRDGVEYAWFNNVETKPGIGFPKDWENQKRWNGGWTRTKAGKLHPKIGARWRVLANIFANPDLPEIDDYYEPFDFDYGHLQNAPEMTAFPTARPRSKLTGARMEKIEWGPNWEEILGGEFSKRSKDYNFDGIEKQIYGEFENTFMMYLPRLCEHCLNPACVASCPSGSIYKREEDGIVLIDQDKCRGWRMCVSGCPYKKIYYNWQTGKSEKCIFCYPRIESGQPTVCSETCVGRIRYLGVLLYDADKISDAASTLDEKDLYQSQLDIFLDPNDPEVIAAARAEGINEDWIKGAQNSPIWKMAMEWKIAFPLHPEYRTLPMVWYIPPLSPIQAAAEAGLIGHDGEMPDVRSLRIPVRYLANMLTAGDEKPVAEALEKMLAMRGYMRAKTVDGVIDEDIAARVGLSALQIEEMFQLMSIANYEDRFVIPTAHREEAEDAYDIRGGCGFSAGNGCSTGMNDKGLFGAKKKKFTAPTEALSPGEAAE, from the coding sequence ATGAAAGTTCGCGCACAAATCGCCATGGTGCTGAACCTGGACAAATGCATCGGGTGCCATACCTGTTCGGTGACCTGCAAGAACGTCTGGACCAGCCGCGACGGCGTCGAATACGCCTGGTTCAACAATGTCGAGACCAAGCCGGGGATCGGCTTTCCTAAGGATTGGGAGAACCAGAAGCGCTGGAACGGCGGCTGGACCCGCACCAAGGCGGGAAAATTGCACCCGAAAATTGGGGCCCGTTGGCGGGTTTTGGCGAACATTTTCGCCAACCCCGACTTGCCCGAGATCGACGATTACTACGAACCGTTCGATTTCGATTACGGGCACTTGCAAAACGCCCCGGAAATGACGGCGTTTCCCACCGCCCGACCGCGTTCGAAACTGACCGGCGCGCGCATGGAAAAAATCGAATGGGGACCCAACTGGGAGGAAATCCTGGGCGGCGAATTTTCCAAACGCTCGAAAGATTACAATTTCGACGGGATCGAAAAGCAAATCTACGGCGAATTCGAAAATACCTTCATGATGTATCTGCCTCGGCTTTGCGAACATTGCCTGAACCCGGCGTGCGTCGCATCGTGTCCGTCCGGCTCGATCTATAAGCGGGAAGAAGACGGCATCGTCCTGATCGATCAGGACAAGTGCCGAGGCTGGCGGATGTGCGTTTCGGGCTGTCCGTACAAGAAAATCTATTACAACTGGCAAACCGGAAAATCGGAAAAGTGCATTTTTTGCTATCCGCGCATCGAATCGGGCCAGCCCACGGTGTGTTCGGAAACCTGCGTCGGGCGCATTCGCTATTTGGGCGTTCTACTTTACGACGCCGACAAAATTTCCGACGCCGCCTCGACGCTCGATGAAAAAGACCTTTATCAAAGCCAACTCGATATCTTCCTCGACCCCAACGATCCCGAGGTCATCGCGGCGGCGCGCGCCGAAGGGATCAACGAGGATTGGATTAAAGGCGCGCAAAACTCGCCGATATGGAAGATGGCGATGGAATGGAAAATCGCCTTCCCCTTGCACCCCGAGTACCGCACCCTGCCGATGGTGTGGTATATCCCTCCATTGTCGCCGATCCAAGCGGCGGCGGAAGCGGGCCTAATCGGCCATGACGGGGAGATGCCCGATGTGCGTTCCTTGCGCATTCCGGTGCGGTATTTGGCCAACATGCTTACCGCGGGGGATGAAAAGCCGGTCGCCGAGGCGTTGGAGAAAATGCTCGCCATGCGTGGCTACATGCGCGCCAAGACCGTTGACGGCGTAATCGACGAGGATATCGCGGCGCGGGTCGGCCTAAGCGCGCTTCAAATCGAAGAGATGTTCCAGTTGATGTCGATCGCCAATTACGAGGATCGCTTCGTCATCCCCACCGCGCACCGCGAAGAAGCCGAGGATGCCTACGACATCCGCGGCGGCTGCGGGTTTAGCGCCGGTAACGGATGTTCGACGGGAATGAACGACAAGGGATTGTTCGGCGCCAAGAAAAAGAAATTCACCGCGCCGACCGAGGCTTTATCCCCAGGGGAGGCCGCGGAATGA
- the narJ gene encoding nitrate reductase molybdenum cofactor assembly chaperone has product MIDTYKVLSALLSYPQKDLLDAIAPFSEVLRREKLLPSAYLEPLETFIRETASSDLYELQERYVWLFDRTRSLSLNLFEHVHGESRERGQAMIDLLRTYEEHGLTPSAKELPDYLPLFLEFLATLEKPEAARLLGEAGHVLAALKVRLEKRKSGYGDVFNALVFLAGAEDDAPAVAALLDGEDDDPGDLAALDKVWEESAVTFGPDAEQGCPVARDMLSEMAAPSPSSRNERPIPPASAPAGR; this is encoded by the coding sequence ATGATCGACACGTATAAGGTTTTATCGGCGCTGTTGTCGTATCCTCAAAAGGACCTTTTGGACGCGATAGCCCCGTTCTCCGAGGTCCTAAGGCGGGAAAAATTACTGCCGAGCGCCTATCTTGAACCCTTGGAGACGTTTATTCGAGAGACGGCGTCCAGCGACCTCTACGAACTCCAGGAACGCTATGTCTGGCTTTTCGATCGCACCCGTTCGTTGTCGTTGAACTTGTTCGAGCACGTGCACGGCGAAAGCCGTGAACGCGGACAGGCGATGATCGATCTTTTGCGCACTTACGAAGAACACGGCCTGACGCCAAGCGCGAAAGAGCTTCCGGATTACTTGCCGCTCTTCCTTGAGTTCCTGGCGACGTTGGAGAAGCCGGAAGCCGCCCGACTTTTGGGCGAGGCGGGGCACGTTCTGGCGGCCCTCAAGGTCCGTCTGGAAAAACGAAAAAGCGGTTATGGCGACGTTTTCAACGCCCTGGTGTTCCTGGCCGGGGCCGAGGACGACGCCCCCGCCGTCGCGGCTTTGCTGGATGGCGAGGACGACGATCCGGGCGATCTCGCGGCGCTCGATAAAGTTTGGGAGGAGAGCGCCGTGACTTTCGGTCCCGACGCCGAGCAAGGTTGCCCCGTCGCCCGCGATATGTTGAGCGAGATGGCCGCGCCGTCACCCTCATCTCGTAACGAACGTCCTATTCCCCCCGCGTCCGCCCCTGCCGGGCGTTAA
- a CDS encoding dimethyl sulfoxide reductase anchor subunit family protein: MHPALSVIFFTTATGAGYGFLALLGIFGASGLLPSDRWMGLSGLIVALGLITTGLLSSTFHLGHPERAWRAFTQWRSSWLSREGVASVLTYIPALLLGVGWVVFQDVSGFWAVMGVLAAVLSWLTVACTAMIYRSLRPIHQWHNDFTVPSYIVLSLMSGAVLMSALTKLFSIDNGYIQGLTVITLAIGWALKSAYWNFNKKSKGLPTVNSAIGVDAGRVNVLEAPHTSDNYLLKEMGFKVARKHAERLRLLSHVMGFALPLLFSLIALFTTGATAVIASVLAWALCSLGILVERWLFFAEAKHSVTLYYGEQTV, from the coding sequence ATGCATCCCGCATTATCCGTTATATTTTTCACCACGGCGACCGGCGCCGGGTACGGTTTCCTCGCGCTGCTCGGCATTTTCGGGGCCAGCGGACTGCTGCCCTCCGACCGCTGGATGGGGTTGAGCGGCCTGATTGTCGCCCTCGGCCTGATCACCACCGGGCTGCTGTCATCGACCTTCCACCTCGGCCATCCCGAACGGGCGTGGCGGGCGTTCACCCAGTGGCGCTCGTCGTGGCTATCGCGTGAGGGCGTGGCCTCGGTGCTGACCTATATTCCGGCGCTCCTGCTCGGCGTCGGCTGGGTCGTCTTTCAGGATGTCAGCGGATTTTGGGCGGTAATGGGCGTCCTCGCCGCGGTGCTGTCGTGGTTGACGGTGGCGTGCACGGCGATGATCTACCGTTCGCTGCGTCCGATCCACCAATGGCACAACGACTTCACCGTGCCCAGCTATATCGTTCTCAGCCTGATGAGCGGGGCGGTCCTGATGTCGGCCCTGACCAAGCTGTTTTCCATCGACAACGGTTACATCCAAGGCCTGACCGTGATCACTCTGGCGATCGGTTGGGCGCTGAAAAGCGCTTACTGGAACTTCAACAAAAAATCGAAGGGCTTGCCCACCGTCAATTCCGCCATCGGGGTCGATGCCGGACGGGTCAACGTGCTGGAGGCGCCGCATACTTCGGACAACTACTTGCTCAAGGAGATGGGCTTTAAGGTGGCGCGCAAACACGCCGAGAGACTACGTCTTCTCTCCCACGTCATGGGGTTCGCCCTGCCTTTGCTGTTTTCCCTGATCGCCCTGTTCACCACCGGCGCGACGGCGGTGATCGCCAGTGTGCTGGCGTGGGCCTTGTGCTCGCTGGGAATTTTAGTGGAACGTTGGCTGTTTTTCGCCGAGGCGAAGCACTCGGTGACCTTGTATTACGGCGAGCAAACGGTCTAG
- the narI gene encoding respiratory nitrate reductase subunit gamma: MNTFFFGIYPYIALSVLAVGSIIRYDREPYTWKSSSSQLLRRKQLMVGSVLFHIGVLTIFFGHLFGLLTPLALISALGISHEAKQILAMSVGGVAGVLALIGGGMLAHRRLNDPRIKATSSFADTAIILILLLQLVLGLSTIAVSAQHLDGEEMTKLMIWAQHILTFRSAADHIADVNIIFKLHIILGLTIFLLFPFTRLVHILSAPVRYLWRPGYQIVRTRKRGVPQAGE; this comes from the coding sequence ATGAACACTTTCTTTTTTGGGATTTACCCCTACATCGCCCTGTCGGTTCTTGCCGTGGGTTCGATCATCCGCTACGACCGCGAACCGTACACATGGAAATCCAGCTCCAGCCAACTGTTGCGTCGCAAGCAGTTGATGGTGGGTTCGGTTTTGTTCCACATCGGCGTGTTGACCATTTTCTTCGGCCATCTGTTCGGTCTATTAACCCCGCTCGCCCTGATTAGCGCCCTGGGAATCAGCCACGAGGCGAAGCAAATCTTGGCGATGAGCGTGGGCGGAGTCGCCGGAGTGCTGGCGTTGATCGGCGGCGGGATGTTGGCGCACCGGCGCCTGAACGATCCTAGAATAAAGGCGACATCTTCTTTTGCCGACACCGCCATTATATTGATTTTATTGCTCCAATTGGTGCTAGGTTTGAGCACGATCGCAGTTTCGGCGCAGCATCTGGACGGCGAGGAGATGACCAAGTTAATGATCTGGGCGCAACATATTTTAACGTTCCGTTCCGCCGCCGATCACATCGCCGACGTCAACATAATCTTCAAACTGCATATTATCCTTGGTCTGACGATTTTCCTGCTCTTCCCTTTCACGCGTTTGGTGCACATCTTAAGCGCGCCGGTGCGTTATCTTTGGCGGCCGGGCTATCAAATCGTGCGTACCCGTAAAAGGGGCGTCCCCCAAGCGGGAGAATAG